From Canis aureus isolate CA01 chromosome 7, VMU_Caureus_v.1.0, whole genome shotgun sequence, a single genomic window includes:
- the SAYSD1 gene encoding SAYSvFN domain-containing protein 1 translates to MEQRLAEFRAARKRAGLAAEPSTRSHSAQTAGEKAEAAATPKAAPGWLTRFLVWKPRPASTRARPSLAQEVAQPGSSTSQPPRNTAIPLSSPRDQSVLTSITFLKVLLWLVLLGLFVELEFGLAYFVLSLFYWMYVGTRGPEERKEGEKSAYSVFNPGCEAIQGTLTAEQLEHELQFRPLVGR, encoded by the exons ATGGAACAGCGGTTAGCCGAGTTCCGGGCGGCCAGGAAACGGGCCGGGCTGGCGGCGGAACCCAGCACGCGGAGCCACAGTGCGCAAACCGCAGGAGAGAAGGCGGAAGCGGCCGCGACTCCCAAGGCAGCCCCAGGCTGGCTGACACGGTTCCTCGTGTGGAAACCGAGGCCCGCCAGCACCCGGGCCCGGCCCAGCCTCGCTCAG GAAGTGGCTCAGCCTGGGAGCAGCACATCACAGCCACCACGGAATACAGCCATTCCTCTGTCATCGCCCCGGGACCAGTCTGTCCTGACCAGCATCACTTTCCTGAAGGTTCTTCTCTGGTTGGTCCTGCTGGGACTGTTTGTGGAACTGGAATTTGGCCTGGCCTATTTTGTCCTGTCCTTGTTCTACTGGATGTACGTCGGGACACGAGGcccagaagagaggaaagagggagagaagagtgcCTACTCTGTATTTAACCCAGGCTGCGAAGCCATCCAGGGCACCCTGACTGCAGAGCAGTTGGAGCACGAGTTACAGTTTAGACCCCTGGTGGGGAGATAG